From the genome of Diorhabda carinulata isolate Delta chromosome 2, icDioCari1.1, whole genome shotgun sequence:
TTCAGCGGTCAGTTCttctattattataaacattaactTCAAATATATCAGTATAGGGTATAGAGATCCatcttcatttatattttgGTCAGTGAATCACCTAAGGATTGTTGGTGGTGGCGTGGTATTGATTTAAAATGGGAGTTGTATTGCTAATCTATAAGTAGAATATCAAGATACACAACGAAATAGTTTAAATTTACGATGGCCAAGAACTAAATTTTGTctgtaattgttattttatatttttgtagaacAGGTTTTGGTATTTTCTCCTTTAGAATGACACGTTTACTAACTATAGAGTGATTTGAAAAATGACGTGCCTGAGTTTATATTAATTGTTGATCCATATTTGTTTGTTAATGTACTAGTCTTCAGTCATTGAATTATCTATGTAACACtaatcagttttttgaattttcactaTGTTGTTGTCAATCAGACACTTCTCGAAATATTCTCATATATATTGAATATCaaggtgaaatattttttaggatAGATGATAAGAATTTAGTCGCTTGTTTTGAATGTGGAATTGTAGGACAGGATATGGAGagggaattgaaaaaattcggATATACTACTGGACATGAACCTGATAGCTACGAATTTTCTACACTTGGAGGTTGGGTGGCAACCAGAGCTTCAGGTGTGTTGATATAACTATTAATATTATACATTTCTGTTTCTACAATGGTCGTACTTAAAATTAACTCAAGATGTACGCGTCAACAAAAGTTCTGCAACTCTCAACAATGACTTTAtgcagaaataaaaatttaccaaCTTGCtgtttatgaataaatacaaGATGGAGCTGttatgaaatgataaaaaatttttttactgagaCTAATTACATaatcaatgttttatttgattataggtatgaaaaaaaatatgtatggtAACATAGAAGATCTTGTAGTACAGCTAAAAATGGTAACAGCCAAAGGagttcttcaaaaaaattgtcaagTTCCACGTCTCAGTTGTGGTCCTGATTTTAACCACATAGTCATGGGATCTGAAGGTTCCTTGGGTATCATTACCGAGGTTATTCTAAAAATTAGATTATTACCAAAATGTAAGAAATATGGAAGCATAGTTTTCCCATCATTTGAAAAAGGTTTTGAATTCATGAGAGAGGCAAgtagagaaagaaagaaaaaaaggcAACTATCCTGTAATTTAATTGCTTTTTGAGTTTAGGTTGCAAAACGAAAATGGCAACCGGCATCTATTCGTTTAATGGACAATGAACAATTCAAATTTGCTTTAATGCTAAAACCAGAATCTACGTATTTTGGGCTAGTCATTGatggtattaaaaaattttacatcacTAATATCAAAGGATTCGATCCTGATCATATGTGTGTGATGACTCTTTTATTCGAAGGAGAAGAAAATGAAGTGAAAAccaatgaaaaaaatctttataaattaTCCAAAAGTTATGGAGGTTACCCCGCGGGAGAGCAGAATGGTGAAAGAGGTTATATGCTGACATTCGTTATTGCTTACATCAGAGTAAGTATTTGTTggaatcaaatttaaatttttaatatttgaatgaaaagaaAACGTAGGAATTAGAGAATCTATCTAGATTCGTAACCTGAACAAAAAAAGTGGCCACCAAATACATTCCACTGATTTgctatataataattcaattactaTTATAAAGTGTAGGGATTTCGTCGGGTATATGAAAAACACTTTATTGATATAGaatttaaacaatgaaaactGATTCACAAGTGATTACAATTAATGAAaactaaagtattttaattCGTCAAAAAGCGCGGAAACCGTCATTGGTCGCGCACCTTTCATTGTTCTACCTACTGAGATCGCTCTCGCGTTGATCGATGGCTACTCGATGACAACTCCCCGCAATGTTGTGCTTAATACGTGGGCAAAATATGTGCATATAATGCTTCTGTCCATTACGGTGTCATTAATTCtgtatttcagaaataaaaagaagaaaataatcatGATTTTAAGAGACTACTACGGTTATTAGGGTAAAAAATGAAGCATAATTGAATAgttttttctccttttctttattacaattccatatgaaactttttgtttatcattttttgataataaagtgttacaaaaaaattttataaagagCTCCAAAGTTGAGACTACACAAACGCTCTTCGTTTTTCGTTCAAAAGCCTTTCCTGCATTTGTTTGCTactatgtgattattttttacGAGACCTAACTGCATTGGGTGCTTCCATGACAGTCACAGATTCTTTTCCTGAAACTCATTCTTGTAAGTGCATTTTCTATACCACCAAAAGATTCCAGATTCCAGACATAACAGTAAAAGGCTTTTGCGCTTTTTTTTTGACAAGTATACTGACCTAGTTTCTTTTCATTCCCGAATAACGgatatctaaaataaaatcttattgTTGTTTCTTATAGCATTACTAGATCAGCTTTTAATGAATTGTTAGATTAGTGTTTTTCCACCTATCTTTTGAACTCAAATATTTCTACCTGTCATAAACGCTACGGGGAAGAAGTGTCGCAATTCGGTCAAATTTCTTCGTATGTAGTAACAATAATCTGCCAGAAATAAATAAAGCTACTAAAATCTGGAAATTGAAAAGCATTTagaatctacaaaaaaaattcgtaactAGTTTCTTGGcaagtatttttttctatactcCATTGAATCTGACAAGGAATATAATTATCTGCACAAGTAAAATTTGTCATATATAATGAAGCAGatagaatttgattttgttttaggATCTTGGACTTCAATACGACGTTGTAGCTGAATCGTTCGAAACATCAGTTCCTTGGGATCGAGCTCTTTTGTTggtgaaaaatgtaaaaaaagtgGTAGCAGAAGAATGCcgtcaattgaaaataaaacattatttaataaactgcCGCATCACTCAAACCTATGATGCTGGATGCgttatttatttctatctaGGTTTCAACCACTCTGGATTGGGAGATCCAGTAACTCTACATAACAGGTAACTTgataaagacaaaaattataattacaaaattattctaaataattctaaatcttgatttttttgttttataggtTGGAGACAAAAGCTAGGGATGAGATTGTTGCATGTGGAGGTAGTATATCTCATCACCACGGTGTCGGGAAACTGCGACAAAAATGGTATCCAGCTACTGTATCAGACGTAGGAGTAGATCTTTATTTTGCAGCAAAAAGGGAATTAgatcctaaaaatattttcgctACAAACAACCTAACAAAGTCTAAAT
Proteins encoded in this window:
- the LOC130904166 gene encoding alkyldihydroxyacetonephosphate synthase yields the protein MSNKKAPLQGPITVKSAIPKNRQELLKWNGWGYKDSQFVVNEGPEVYFSGKRYLIGEVRLPHVAGWVRDTLNIDLGTQKPRKIQGLPTENQYQKPNVTKDVMEKIASLGISYSTKVIDRLLRSHGQTMHEIYKIQNSTYERIPDVVLWPTCHDDVVKIVSFAHENNIVIIAFGGGTSVSGAPECPKNETRTIISLDTSQMNRILWIDDKNLVACFECGIVGQDMERELKKFGYTTGHEPDSYEFSTLGGWVATRASGMKKNMYGNIEDLVVQLKMVTAKGVLQKNCQVPRLSCGPDFNHIVMGSEGSLGIITEVILKIRLLPKCKKYGSIVFPSFEKGFEFMREVAKRKWQPASIRLMDNEQFKFALMLKPESTYFGLVIDGIKKFYITNIKGFDPDHMCVMTLLFEGEENEVKTNEKNLYKLSKSYGGYPAGEQNGERGYMLTFVIAYIRDLGLQYDVVAESFETSVPWDRALLLVKNVKKVVAEECRQLKIKHYLINCRITQTYDAGCVIYFYLGFNHSGLGDPVTLHNRLETKARDEIVACGGSISHHHGVGKLRQKWYPATVSDVGVDLYFAAKRELDPKNIFATNNLTKSKL